The Rhinolophus sinicus isolate RSC01 linkage group LG09, ASM3656204v1, whole genome shotgun sequence genome includes a window with the following:
- the SERPINB13 gene encoding serpin B13, with translation MNSLGTATTQFGFDLFQELNKTKEGNIFFSPVSITTAIGMLFLGARGATAAQLQEVLFSEKERESSRITAEGNEIEEKTEEIHHQFQTFLSEISKPTNNYELKITNRLFGEKTYLFLQKYLDYVEKYYHASLEPVDFVNAADESRKKINSWVESQTHETIKDLFPDVSLSSSTKLVLVNIMYFKGQWDREFKKENTKEEEFWLNKRTKKSVQMMTQHHSFSFTFLKDLQAKILGIPYKNNDLSMFVLLPDDIEGLEKIIDKITPEKLVEWTNPGHMEERTVNLRLPRLEVEDSYDLEAALAGVGLADAFSELKADYSGMCSRSGMHAQQFLHRSFVVVTEEGTAAAAATGVGFAVTSGAGYETFHCNHPFLFFIRHNDSSSILFFGRFSSP, from the exons ATGAATTCGCTTGGCACAGCAACCACTCAGTTTGGGTTTGACCTTTTCCAAGAGCTGAATAAAACTAAGGAGGGCAACATCTTCTTCTCCCCTGTGAGCATCACAACTGCCATTGGCATGCTCTTCCTGGGGGCCCGAGGAGCCACAGCTGCCCAGTTACAGGAG GTGCTTTtctctgagaaagagagagaaagttcAAGAATCACAGCTGAGGGAAACGAG attgaagagaagacagaagagatACACCACCAATTCCAAACGTTTTTGAGTGAAATAAGCAAACCCACTAATAATTATGAACTGAAAATAACCAACAGGCTATTTGGAGAAAAGACATACCTTTTCCTTCAA AAATACTTAGATTATGTTGAAAAATATTACCATGCTTCTCTGGAACCTGTTGATTTTGTAAACGCAGCAGATGAAAGTCGAAAGAAGATTAATTCCTGGGTTGAAAGCCAAACACATG AAACAATCAAGGACCTGTTTCCAGATGTGTCTCTAAGCAGCTCCACCAAGCTGGTGCTGGTGAACATCATGTATTTTAAAGGGCAATGGGACAGggagtttaagaaagaaaataccaaggaGGAGGAATTTTGGCTGAATAAG AGGACAAAGAAATCTGTGCAAATGATGACACAGCACCATTCCTTTAGCTTCACTTTCCTGAAGGACTTGCAGGCCAAAATTCTGGGGATTCCATATAAAAACAATGACCTAAGCATGTTCGTGCTGCTGCCCGATGATATCGAGGGCCTGGAGAAG attATAGATAAAATAACTCCTGAGAAACTAGTAGAGTGGACTAACCCAGGGCATATGGAAGAAAGGACTGTGAACTTGCGCTTGCCCCGGTTGGAAGTGGAAGATAGTTACGATCTGGAGGCCGCGCTGGCAGGCGTGGGGCTGGCGGACGCCTTCAGTGAGCTCAAAGCCGACTACTCGGGAATGTGCTCACGTTCAGGGATGCACGCCCAGCAGTTCCTGCACAGGTCCTTCGTGGTGGTCACCGAGGAAGGGACCGCGGCTGCCGCTGCCACCGGCGTGGGCTTTGCCGTCACATCAGGGGCAGGTTACGAAACTTTTCACTGCAATCATCCTTTCCTGTTCTTCATCAGGCACAATGACTCCAGCAGCATCCTGTTCTTTGGCAGGTTTTCTTCTCCGTAG